In Sphaeramia orbicularis chromosome 5, fSphaOr1.1, whole genome shotgun sequence, a genomic segment contains:
- the sla2a gene encoding src-like-adapter 2: MGTCPTRCQSNLTILENSEPESDHQDNVLVSLYNYPSFGNTELTMHMGDRLTVLSDDGDFIMVKSETTGCESYIPTNYTARVTHRWMFTGISRFKAVELLMQPQNHNGAFLIRDSETNRDCYSLSVLRRSSSSSTSHSDCVKHYRIYQLQNGWVYISAGLTFPCLHQLVQHYSEQADGLCCRLTRPCHIHGSDTTDSATPPPTAMRRPTVNWKDISRSVIFRRKRTESDHSLVSEGLREAISSYLQMTEGTDHSWDT, encoded by the exons atGGGGACCTGCCCCACCAGATGTCAGTCCAATCTGACCATCCTGGAAAATTCAGAACCTGAATCAG ATCATCAGGACAACGTCCTGGTGTCCCTCTACAACTACCCGTCCTTTGGAAATACAGAACTGACCATGCACATGGGGGACAGACTCACCGTCCTATCAGA CGATGGGGACTTCATAATGGTGAAGTCAGAGACAACTGGCTGTGAGAGCTACATTCCAACAAACTACACCGCCAGAGTCACCCACAG GTGGATGTTCACAGGCATCAGCAGGTTCAAAGCAGTGGAGCTGCTCATGCAGCCACAGAACCACAACGGAGCCTTTCTGATCCGGGACTCCGAGACCAACAGAG actgCTACTCCTTGTCTGTCCTGAGgcgctcctcctcttcttctacgTCCCACTCAGACTGTGTGAAACACTACCGTATCTATCAGCTCCAGAACGGTTGGGTGTACATATCTGCAGGACTCACCTTCCCCTGTCTTCACCAGCTGGTCCAACACTACTCAG AGCAGGCGGACGGGCTGTGCTGTCGGCTGACCCGCCCCTGTCACATCCATGGCTCCGACACCACAGACTCAGCCACGCCCCCTCCTACTGCCATGAGAAGACCCACCGTCAACTGGAAGGACATCAGCAG GTCAGTGATCTTCAGGAGGAAGCGGACAGAGTCGGACCACTCTCTGGTCAGTGAGGGGCTCAGGGAGGCCATCAGCTCTTACCTCCAAATGACAGAAGGCACCGACCACAGCTGGGACACCTGA
- the ndrg3a gene encoding protein NDRG3a isoform X1, with amino-acid sequence MDELQDVQLTEIKPLLTNKNARNFQDFDCQEHDIETPHGVLHVTMRGVPKGNRPVILTYHDIGLNHKSCFNTLFNYEDMQEITQHFAVVHVDAPGQQEGAPPFPTGYRYPTMDELAEMLPSVMTQLKVNSVIGIGVGAGAYVLTRFALNNPSLVEGLVLINVDPCAEGWIDWAASKLSGWTSNLVDIVMAHHFSTDELTENQELIQTYRLHIAQDINQDNLALFCGSYQYRRDLEIERPIVGLNEDTVNTLTCPALLVVGDTSPAVEAVVECNSRLNPTKTTLLKMADCGGLPQVVQPGKLAEAFKYFVQGMGYIPYVLLSHLSNESVPSAGMTRLARSRTTSSSSITSMDSSRSRNNLNSLLEGSGAGALDSPSGPQTMEVSC; translated from the exons GAGCATGACATTGAGACGCCCCATGGTGTTCTCCATGTGACCATGAGAGGCGTCCCCAAGGGCAACAGACCCGTCATCCTCACCTACCATGACATCGGCCTCAACC ATAAGTCGTGCTTCAATACCCTGTTCAACTATGAGGACATGCAGGAGATCACACAGCACTTCGCTGTGGTTCATGTGGATGCACCCGGCCAGCAGGAGGGCGCCCCCCCCTTCCCCACTGG ATACCGCTACCCTACCATGGACGAGCTGGCAGAGATGCTGCCCTCAGTGATGACTCAGCTCAA GGTCAACAGTGTGATCGGCATTGGTGTGGGAGCAGGAGCGTACGTCCTCACTCGTTTTGCA CTGAACAACCCTTCGCTGGTGGAGGGGCTGGTTCTCATCAATGTGGACCCGTGTGCTGAGGGCTGGATCGACTGGGCCGCCTCCAAG CTGTCTGGATGGACCAGTAACTTGGTGGATATCGTCATGGCACACCATTTTAGCACT GATGAACTGACAGAGAACCAGGAGCTGATCCAGACCTACCGCCTTCACATCGCCCAGGACATCAACCAGGACAACTTGGCCCTGTTCTGTGGCTCCTACCAATA cCGTCGGGACCTGGAGATCGAGAGGCCCATTGTAGGTCTGAACGAGGACACGGTCAACACACTAAC ATGTCCTGCCCTGCTGGTCGTTGGTGACACGTCTCCTGCTGTGGAGGCTGTG GTGGAGTGTAACTCCAGGTTAAATCCAACCAAGACTACGCTGCTAAAG ATGGCTGACTGTGGAGGTTTGCCCCAGGTCGTACAG CCGGGGAAACTTGCGGAGGCCTTCAAGTACTTTGTTCAGGGGATGGGCTACA TTCCCTACGTTCTTCTCAGTCACCTGAGCAACGAATCAG TGCCGTCAGCAGGAATGACTCGTCTGGCCCGCTCACGCACAACCTCTTCTTCCAGCATCACTTCCATGGACAGCAGTCGCAGCCGTAACAACCTCAACAGCCTGCTGGAGGGCAGCGGCGCCGGAGCCCTGGACAGCCCGTCTGGACCCCAGACCATGGAGGTGTCCTGCTAA
- the ndrg3a gene encoding protein NDRG3a isoform X3, with protein MSAILDLDQIACSGNGVEHDIETPHGVLHVTMRGVPKGNRPVILTYHDIGLNHKSCFNTLFNYEDMQEITQHFAVVHVDAPGQQEGAPPFPTGYRYPTMDELAEMLPSVMTQLKVNSVIGIGVGAGAYVLTRFALNNPSLVEGLVLINVDPCAEGWIDWAASKLSGWTSNLVDIVMAHHFSTDELTENQELIQTYRLHIAQDINQDNLALFCGSYQYRRDLEIERPIVGLNEDTVNTLTCPALLVVGDTSPAVEAVVECNSRLNPTKTTLLKMADCGGLPQVVQPGKLAEAFKYFVQGMGYIPYVLLSHLSNESVPSAGMTRLARSRTTSSSSITSMDSSRSRNNLNSLLEGSGAGALDSPSGPQTMEVSC; from the exons ATGTCTGCTATTCTGGACCTGGACCAGATTGCATGCTCTGGGAATGGAGTG GAGCATGACATTGAGACGCCCCATGGTGTTCTCCATGTGACCATGAGAGGCGTCCCCAAGGGCAACAGACCCGTCATCCTCACCTACCATGACATCGGCCTCAACC ATAAGTCGTGCTTCAATACCCTGTTCAACTATGAGGACATGCAGGAGATCACACAGCACTTCGCTGTGGTTCATGTGGATGCACCCGGCCAGCAGGAGGGCGCCCCCCCCTTCCCCACTGG ATACCGCTACCCTACCATGGACGAGCTGGCAGAGATGCTGCCCTCAGTGATGACTCAGCTCAA GGTCAACAGTGTGATCGGCATTGGTGTGGGAGCAGGAGCGTACGTCCTCACTCGTTTTGCA CTGAACAACCCTTCGCTGGTGGAGGGGCTGGTTCTCATCAATGTGGACCCGTGTGCTGAGGGCTGGATCGACTGGGCCGCCTCCAAG CTGTCTGGATGGACCAGTAACTTGGTGGATATCGTCATGGCACACCATTTTAGCACT GATGAACTGACAGAGAACCAGGAGCTGATCCAGACCTACCGCCTTCACATCGCCCAGGACATCAACCAGGACAACTTGGCCCTGTTCTGTGGCTCCTACCAATA cCGTCGGGACCTGGAGATCGAGAGGCCCATTGTAGGTCTGAACGAGGACACGGTCAACACACTAAC ATGTCCTGCCCTGCTGGTCGTTGGTGACACGTCTCCTGCTGTGGAGGCTGTG GTGGAGTGTAACTCCAGGTTAAATCCAACCAAGACTACGCTGCTAAAG ATGGCTGACTGTGGAGGTTTGCCCCAGGTCGTACAG CCGGGGAAACTTGCGGAGGCCTTCAAGTACTTTGTTCAGGGGATGGGCTACA TTCCCTACGTTCTTCTCAGTCACCTGAGCAACGAATCAG TGCCGTCAGCAGGAATGACTCGTCTGGCCCGCTCACGCACAACCTCTTCTTCCAGCATCACTTCCATGGACAGCAGTCGCAGCCGTAACAACCTCAACAGCCTGCTGGAGGGCAGCGGCGCCGGAGCCCTGGACAGCCCGTCTGGACCCCAGACCATGGAGGTGTCCTGCTAA
- the ndrg3a gene encoding protein NDRG3a isoform X2: MDELQDVQLTEIKPLLTNKNARNFQDFDCQEHDIETPHGVLHVTMRGVPKGNRPVILTYHDIGLNHKSCFNTLFNYEDMQEITQHFAVVHVDAPGQQEGAPPFPTGYRYPTMDELAEMLPSVMTQLKVNSVIGIGVGAGAYVLTRFALNNPSLVEGLVLINVDPCAEGWIDWAASKLSGWTSNLVDIVMAHHFSTDELTENQELIQTYRLHIAQDINQDNLALFCGSYQYRRDLEIERPIVGLNEDTVNTLTCPALLVVGDTSPAVEAVVECNSRLNPTKTTLLKMADCGGLPQVVQPGKLAEAFKYFVQGMGYMPSAGMTRLARSRTTSSSSITSMDSSRSRNNLNSLLEGSGAGALDSPSGPQTMEVSC, encoded by the exons GAGCATGACATTGAGACGCCCCATGGTGTTCTCCATGTGACCATGAGAGGCGTCCCCAAGGGCAACAGACCCGTCATCCTCACCTACCATGACATCGGCCTCAACC ATAAGTCGTGCTTCAATACCCTGTTCAACTATGAGGACATGCAGGAGATCACACAGCACTTCGCTGTGGTTCATGTGGATGCACCCGGCCAGCAGGAGGGCGCCCCCCCCTTCCCCACTGG ATACCGCTACCCTACCATGGACGAGCTGGCAGAGATGCTGCCCTCAGTGATGACTCAGCTCAA GGTCAACAGTGTGATCGGCATTGGTGTGGGAGCAGGAGCGTACGTCCTCACTCGTTTTGCA CTGAACAACCCTTCGCTGGTGGAGGGGCTGGTTCTCATCAATGTGGACCCGTGTGCTGAGGGCTGGATCGACTGGGCCGCCTCCAAG CTGTCTGGATGGACCAGTAACTTGGTGGATATCGTCATGGCACACCATTTTAGCACT GATGAACTGACAGAGAACCAGGAGCTGATCCAGACCTACCGCCTTCACATCGCCCAGGACATCAACCAGGACAACTTGGCCCTGTTCTGTGGCTCCTACCAATA cCGTCGGGACCTGGAGATCGAGAGGCCCATTGTAGGTCTGAACGAGGACACGGTCAACACACTAAC ATGTCCTGCCCTGCTGGTCGTTGGTGACACGTCTCCTGCTGTGGAGGCTGTG GTGGAGTGTAACTCCAGGTTAAATCCAACCAAGACTACGCTGCTAAAG ATGGCTGACTGTGGAGGTTTGCCCCAGGTCGTACAG CCGGGGAAACTTGCGGAGGCCTTCAAGTACTTTGTTCAGGGGATGGGCTACA TGCCGTCAGCAGGAATGACTCGTCTGGCCCGCTCACGCACAACCTCTTCTTCCAGCATCACTTCCATGGACAGCAGTCGCAGCCGTAACAACCTCAACAGCCTGCTGGAGGGCAGCGGCGCCGGAGCCCTGGACAGCCCGTCTGGACCCCAGACCATGGAGGTGTCCTGCTAA
- the ndrg3a gene encoding protein NDRG3a isoform X4: MDELQDVQLTEIKPLLTNKNARNFQDFDCQEHDIETPHGVLHVTMRGVPKGNRPVILTYHDIGLNHKSCFNTLFNYEDMQEITQHFAVVHVDAPGQQEGAPPFPTGYRYPTMDELAEMLPSVMTQLKVNSVIGIGVGAGAYVLTRFALNNPSLVEGLVLINVDPCAEGWIDWAASKLSGWTSNLVDIVMAHHFSTDELTENQELIQTYRLHIAQDINQDNLALFCGSYQYRRDLEIERPIVGLNEDTVNTLTCPALLVVGDTSPAVEAVVECNSRLNPTKTTLLKMADCGGLPQVVQPGKLAEAFKYFVQGMGYMCGTHNPQ, from the exons GAGCATGACATTGAGACGCCCCATGGTGTTCTCCATGTGACCATGAGAGGCGTCCCCAAGGGCAACAGACCCGTCATCCTCACCTACCATGACATCGGCCTCAACC ATAAGTCGTGCTTCAATACCCTGTTCAACTATGAGGACATGCAGGAGATCACACAGCACTTCGCTGTGGTTCATGTGGATGCACCCGGCCAGCAGGAGGGCGCCCCCCCCTTCCCCACTGG ATACCGCTACCCTACCATGGACGAGCTGGCAGAGATGCTGCCCTCAGTGATGACTCAGCTCAA GGTCAACAGTGTGATCGGCATTGGTGTGGGAGCAGGAGCGTACGTCCTCACTCGTTTTGCA CTGAACAACCCTTCGCTGGTGGAGGGGCTGGTTCTCATCAATGTGGACCCGTGTGCTGAGGGCTGGATCGACTGGGCCGCCTCCAAG CTGTCTGGATGGACCAGTAACTTGGTGGATATCGTCATGGCACACCATTTTAGCACT GATGAACTGACAGAGAACCAGGAGCTGATCCAGACCTACCGCCTTCACATCGCCCAGGACATCAACCAGGACAACTTGGCCCTGTTCTGTGGCTCCTACCAATA cCGTCGGGACCTGGAGATCGAGAGGCCCATTGTAGGTCTGAACGAGGACACGGTCAACACACTAAC ATGTCCTGCCCTGCTGGTCGTTGGTGACACGTCTCCTGCTGTGGAGGCTGTG GTGGAGTGTAACTCCAGGTTAAATCCAACCAAGACTACGCTGCTAAAG ATGGCTGACTGTGGAGGTTTGCCCCAGGTCGTACAG CCGGGGAAACTTGCGGAGGCCTTCAAGTACTTTGTTCAGGGGATGGGCTACA TGTGTGGCACCCACAACCCACAGTAG